TTTGATGTGCAGCCCTTCTGTCGCTTCTTCTTTAAGCACCGTGATGTGGTGAAACAAGCTGCATCCCTCCAGGACAGTATTCGATATTATGTTTTATAGATCAAAATTGAAATCCACCAATTTTTCGGCAATTTCGTTGAACGATTCCTCGGACTGTTCGAAGTACTGCTCCCATAGCTCTTTGTTCCAGATTTCCACCCGGTTCGAAACGCCCAGAATAACACAGTCTTTGTCCAGTTTGGCATACTGCCTTAAATTGGCCGGCAGATTTACCCTTCCCTGCTTATCCCATACACATTCTGTTGCGCCTGAGAAAAAAAAGCGACTGAATGCGCGGGCGTCTGATTTCATCAGTGAAAGGCTTTTAAGCTTTTGTTCCATGATTGCCCATTCTTCCATGGGATAAACAAATAGGCAGGAGTCTAGGCCGCGGGTCGTCACGAAGGAGGTTCCAAGCAATTCACGGAGTTTAGCCGGAATAATGATTCGGCCTTTGTCGTCAATGCTGTGTTGATACTCTCCCATGAACATCCTTTTTCCCACCCCTAATCCCCGAATCCCCACTTTGCCCCACTTTTCACCACTTAAGCATAATAGATTCGCCGTTAAAAATCAAAAACCTTTTTCTGGCGTAAGGAAATTTTCCATAAATCAGATAGATCGTTTCCCAAAAAAACATTTCTCCACAGAAAAAAGCCATACAATCGGAATCTTGTCCGCTGCATGGCTTTTCAAGCATAAACGCCTTCGGCGTCCTTATAAGGACGCTAAGCGTTTAAGCGAGAAATATAAGGATAATGTATAGCGTGAAACTTATACTCTCTTATATTTTAAAAAAGTTGCTTCAGTTCAAGGTACACTTGGTTAATATACTTTATTATTGTGCGTTCAGTTATTAATCGTTCAAATTCCAGCTGTCCAAATAATCCACTTGGGCTGGAGTAAGACTATCGATGTTAATGCCCAGACTTTCCAGCTTGTAGCGTGCTACCTGCTCATCCAGCTCATAAGGAACATTCTCAACTTTTACGCCAATGCTCTTATAATTATCATTTACATATTTCAGCGACAGCGCCTGCAGCGCAAAAGTCGTATCCATAATTTCGGCAGGGTGTCCATCAGCAGCACCCAGATTTACAAGTCTACCTTCTGCAAGCAGATATAGTTTACGTCCGTCGCGTAGCTGGTACTCTTCGATATTTTTGCGGACAGTACGCTGGGATACGGATCTTTCAGACAACTCAGGCTTATTCACTTCAACGTCAAAATGGCCCGCGTTGCACATGATTGCTCCATCCTTCATCACATCATAATGTTCCCCGCGAATCACATAACGGTTACCAGTTACTGTAACGAAGAAATCACCGACCTTAGCTGCTTCTAGCATTGGCATTACTTCGAAACCGTCCATATGTGCTTCAACGGCTTTAATAGCGTCCACTTCTGTAACAACAACCTTTGCACCCAGACCTTTGGCACGCATAGCAACACCTTTACCGCACCAGCCGTAACCGACAACAACAACTGTTTTGCCTGCTACGATCAGGTTTGTTGTCCGAATAATGCCATCCCATGCGGATTGGCCTGTGCCATAACGGTTATCAAACAAATATTTGCAATAAGCATCATTTACTGCAACCATTGGGAACTTCAGCACACCCTGCTTTTGAAGTGCTTTTAGACGAATGATGCCGGTAGTTGTTTCTTCAGCACCCCCACGGATATTCTCCATCAGATCAGGACACTCCGAATGCAGCAATGTTGCAAAATCCCCACCGTCATCAATGATCAAATCTGGTTTGCTTTCCAGCGCCTTAATGTTAAGTGCTTTGAACTCTTCAGGAGATGGGTTGTATTTAGCAAATACTGTGATTCCATCCTCCACAAGCGCTGCACATACATCATCCTGTGTAGAAAGTGGATTTGATCCGGTAATGGTTACTTCTGCACCGCCTGCTTTGACAACCTTCGCCAGATAAGCGGTTTTAGCTTCCAAGTGAAGCGTGATCGAGACCTTTAGCCCTTTGAATGGTTGCTCTGCTTCGAACTGCTCACGAATGCGGTTCAAGACAGGCATATGTTGACGAACCCAGTCGATTTTCAAATGTCCTTCGGGTGCGAGTGACATATCAGCCACGATACTATTTTGTTTAGATGAACTCATTATGAAACCTCCTAAAAGTTTTGTGAGCGTTACTACGTTGAATCTACTTCGTACAAAACTTACTTTGTTACTTCTCTACATATAAATGATGCGATGTGTTCCGCTGTAATCCGGTTCAACAGCCATTAGCTCATCCAGCCATGCAAGTCCATACCGGTTCAAGTAATACATGATATTGTACACTCTTTCCTGCAGTTTACCCAGTGGCATTAACGACAGCTCGATTCGCTCCCATTGACGGATTGCAGCTTCATTCTGTTTCGCCATAGCGGCTTGGGCTTTCGCTTGTAAAAAAGTAATCTGATCTAAAATCTTCTCTTTATTGTTATTACCTAGTTTCAGCAGACCTGCCTGTATGGATCCAAGCTGCTCGATGAGCGGTTCATACATGGCTGAGAAAGATGCTTTGGTTTCCTCAAACCGACGTTCGATCCCCATTTCATCCTGTGCAGCCAACCATTCATGTCTTTTATGATCTAGTCCTTGTCTTACATCCTCAAAACTTAGCTGATATTTGTCCATATGTTTGTGAAGCGTACCTTCTACGACTGTAAAAGACATTCTTGGGATGATCAAAGGCATTTGTCCCCCAACCACCTCAAACGCACGACGAGGAATTGCCCAATAAGCAATCTCACCTTGACCTAGCACAGTGGCTAGAACCGGCAACACATAATCCTGTATAAGCGGGCGTGTCAACACGTTGTTGCTGAAGCGTTCCGGATGTGCCTTCACTTCCTCTAGTAATTCATCACGGGTGAACGATACCTGGCCCTTGCGATCGGTAAAGATTCCATCCTTCTTGTGAAGCAATAACCGTACACCTTCATGAATATAAAAGAGGTTGGCATTGCCTGCTGTAACGTCGGCTTGAAGCTCATAGCCAGCATTCACGATATCAGAAGCAGAATTCATATACGCTGTTTCCAGTGCATCATTCTGCATAATTAGCGAAGTAAAAAATGGTTGTTCTAACTTACGTAGGTTAGGATCAGCAGAATCAAGCAGGATCAGACCAAATTTACCAAACAAAGAACCCATCAACTTGGCAAAAGCATCTGTCATACTGTCTGCTCTAAACGAAGAAGATCGAATAAATTCCATAATCTGCGATTTGAAGTCACTCTCCTGAAGCAGCCCATCCAACTGTTCCACCACTTGCTGCCAGCTTTCCTCTTGTACACGAATATCACTTACCGAGGAGCGTTTCTCCTCTGATTTCTCTATCTTAATCTTGCTAATCTCCTGCGTACGATTTAATACATACGTATGGTTCACTTCATCCCAATCGTGATCCTCGCCTGCGATCCAGAATAACGGAACTACAGGTCGGCCGAGTTGTTCAGCTGCTTCCTTTGCCGCCATAATAGTTGTTATTGCTTTATATACCACAAGCAGTGGTCCTGTAAATAGTCCGCTTTGCTGCCCACCAGTAACCACTAACGTTCCCGGCTGTTCCAAAAGCGCCAGCGAAGCCATCACCGCATCATGTGAATTATGCTTTTCATTATATTGTCGTAGACATTCAGCAATCTGTGTCCGGTCGGCACGGAGACTCTCGCTGCTATCCAGCCATTCTGCCCGAATGCTTCTACTCTCTTTACTTCGGAAATCCCCACCGTACAAATGACTAACCTTATCAAAATGTTCTATATAGTCGCGCGCGAGTGCTGATCCACCCGGGAGCGGTTCCGTTACAATATTCATTTGCTAGTGCCTCCAGTTCTACTGAGCAGTTATATGTAAATCCAAGTTCGTAAACTCTTTATGATTGTATCCAAAGTCAGAGGCCGCGTCAAAGAATTGAATATCTGTAAAAAAAGCAACGCAAGAGCAGCCGTATTATTTTCTTATACTATAAAATGATTATTAAATATCCCCACTACATACAAGAGGCGAGAGCATAACGCTCCCGCCTGTCTAATACTCGCTATGGATTTAAGCAAATTTTTTGCTTACCCAGTGGCCTTTTGATACTTCTACTAATTCAAAGTCACTATCATTGCTCTTTTCGTTAGCAGAATAAATAGGACTACCAAGCTCATCATGCAAGTGAATACGTTTCTTGTTAACTTCAATTTCCGGATCCGGAATTGGAATCGCTGACAAGAGAGATTTGGTATAAGGGTGAATAGGATTTGCATAAAGCTCTTCACTTTCCGCCAATTCTACCATTTTACCCAAGTACATAACAGCTACGCGATCACTGATATGTTTAACCATGGACAGATCATGCGCGATGAAAAGATAAGTCAATCCCAAACGATCTTGCAATTCTTTAAGCAAGTTAACGACCTGAGCCTGAATGGATACGTCAAGCGCGGAAATCGGCTCATCACAAACGATGAACTTAGGATTTACCGCTAACGAACGGGCAATCCCAATACGTTGGCGTTGTCCACCAGAGAATTCATGCGGATAACGAGTAGCGTGATCATGGTTAAGACCAACCATATCCAGCAGCTCTTCGATCCGTTTTTTACGTTCTGCACGGCTACCAGCCATTCCGTGAATGTCCAGTGCCTCACCGATAATATCAGAAACCGTAAAACGCGGGTTAAGCGATGCGTACGGATCTTGGAAAATCATCTGCATGTCACGGCGCATAGCTTTCATTTTGTTAGAAGGCAATTTATAAATGTCTGTACCATTATATTTCACACTTCCAGCAGTTGGTTCATACAAGCGAAGAATTGTACGTCCAGCAGTAGTCTTACCACAACCGGATTCTCCTACCATCCCAAGCGTCTCGCCCTCACGGATCGTGAAGTTAATATTATCAACAGCCTTAAGAACTTTGCCTTGACCTACATTGAAATATTTCTTAAGACCTTCTACCTCTATTAGGTTCTTACTCAAGAGTACTGCACCTCCTTGGCCATCGAATGCAGATTCCAGCAACGCGCCATATGCGTTTCACTGAATTCTGTGGCGCCGGGATCGATTTGTTCGCAAACATGCATTGCTTCGTTGCAACGCGCGGTGAACGGACATCCGATCGGCGGCTTGATCAGATCTGGCGGTGTGCCGATGATCGGAATTAGCGGTTCGCTTTTCTTTTGGTCCAGACGGGGCATCGAGCGCAGTAGACCTTTGGTGTATGGATGCTGCGGATTCTTAAAGATTTCCCATCTTGTTCCGGTCTCCACAACTTCACCTGCATACATTACGATAACCCGATCACACATGCCGGCAACTACACCAAGATCATGGGTAATCAGAATGATGGAGGTACCTAGTTTTTGCTGCATCTCTTTCATAACTTCCATGATCTGCGCCTGAATGGTTACGTCAAGAGCCGTTGTAGGCTCATCCGCTATGAGCAAAGCCGGACGGCAGGCTAGCGCGATTGCAATCATTACACGCTGGCGCATACCGCCTGAGAATTCGTGGGGATATTGGTTAAAGCGGGCCTCAGCATTTTTGATACCAACTAATTTAAGCATCTCAATACCTTGCTTTTTCGCTTCGGCCGCTGACATTTTCTGATGTTTAATCAAAACTTCAGTTATCTGTTTGCCCACTTTGATGGTTGGGTTCAAAGAAGTCATCGGGTCTTGAAAAATCATGCCAATATCTTTGCCGCGAATGGATTCCATTTCTTTCATACTTTTGTCTAGCAGATTCTGTCCTTGAAAAATAATTTCGCCCTTTTTCACTTTGGAAGGTGGTGTAGGGATCAGCCGCATAATCGATTGTGCAGTTACACTCTTACCGCTGCCGGACTCGCCGACGATGGCAACCGTTTCGCCTTTGCCAATTTCAAAATTCATACCACGGACAGCTTGCACTTCTCCGCCTTTAACAAAAAAGGAAACATGCAAATCTTTGACTTGTAAAATAGGTTCCATCCATATACCCTCCTATTTTTTCAGCTTAGGATCAAGCGCGTCACGAAGACCATCACCGAAAATGTTGAAAGAAAGCATGGTTAAACTGATCAGAATGGCAGGGAACAGGAAGCGCCATGGATAGTACAACCAACCGGTGAGTGAGTCGTTAATCATAGATCCAAGTGAAGCGACAGGAGCTTGTACACCAAGACCCAAGAAGCTTAGGAAGGCCTCAGCAAAAATTGCATTTGGTACAGAAAGTGTAATGGTTACGATAATCGGGCCCACTGCGTTCGGCAGAAGGTGCTTGAACAACAGTCTCGCAGAACCTGCGCCCATGGAACGGGAAGCCAATACGAACTCGCGATTCTTGAGCTGCATAATTTCACCGCGTACAATCCACGACATCGTAATCCAGCCCGTAATGGTTAAGGCTAGTATGATTGTCCCAAGACTTGGTTCAAGCACAACCAAAAGCAAAATTACAACAAGCAGATAAGGAATGGAGTACAAAACCTCAGAGAATTTGTTCATGATATTATCTACACGGCCGCCGAAGAAACCCATAATTCCACCGTATATAACACCAATGAATAAGTCGATGGCTGCCGCAGCTAAACCAACGATCAAGGAGATCTGTGCACCGTACCAAGTACGAACGAAAATGTCACGTCCAAGATCATCCGTTCCAAACCAGTGATCGGAGGAAGGGGGCTTATTGGTATTCATCAAGTCATTGGAGTAATAGTTGTATTTCGAGAATAAAGGAGCGATAATCGCTGCAAGCACAATTAATCCCAGAATACCAAGCGCGGTCATTGCCATTTTATTTTGACGCAACCGTTGCCAAGAATCTTTCCAGGCAGAGAGACTCTCCCGCTGGATAACCTCGGCTTCTTTTTCATCCACACCGATTTTTTGAAAATCTTCTGGTTTTAAATTCATGTTGTTCGGAACCAAATTATTATCAGTTGCCACTCTTTAGCCCTCCTTTCCTCCACTTAATTTCATACGTGGGTCTATCAGTACATAAGCGATATCAGTAATAAAACGGGCCACCATGAGTAGTACACCATAGAAAATGGTTATCCCCATAATAACGGTATAGTCACGGACACCAATCGCTTCCACGAACTGTTTACCAATACCCCCAACACCAAAGATCTGCTCGATAACAACCGAACCAGTTACGATGTTAGCTGTCATAGGTCCCATATAAGTAACAACAGGCAAAATGCCATTACGAAGTACATGTCGGCTCAGAATAGCCATCCAGCTTAATCCCTTAGCCTTAGCCGTTTTGATATAGTCTGCATTCAGAACTTCAAGCATACTTGAACGGGTCAAGCGAGCTATAAATGCTATAGGCTGTGCCGAGAGCGCTGCTACAGGTAGGAAATAATAGATTGGCCCTTTAAAACCTGAAACCGGTACCCAACCCAGTTTGAAAGCAAACACATACTGTAATAAAGAAGCGACTACAAAGCTCGGAACCGCAATCCCCAGAACTGCCACCACCATCGCGGCGCTGTCAAGAAACTTTCTGTGATAGAGTGCCGCTAACATGCCGAGAAGAACCCCAACAATAACCGCCACAACGATTGCGACGAGTCCCAGCTTCAGCGACGCTGAAAAGGTTTGACCAATCAAATGTGATACATCCTGATTCAGGCGTTTCATTGATACACCCAAGTCCCCTTGGAGAATATCACCTAAATACTTAAAATACTGATGAGAGAGCGGTTTGTCCAGACCATATTGCTCCATCAGACGCGCTTTAATTTCTGGCGGAACTTTTTTCTCAGAAGTAAACGGGTCCCCTGGAATAGCTTTCATCAAGAAAAAAGTAGCTGAAATCAGTACAAATAAAGAAACCAACATATAAAAGAATTTATTTGCGACATAACGAACCATCCCCATCACACCTCCTTCGATAATTTTTTTTGAGAGCATTATATTGATTTTATGAAAAAAACGGATTTTTGTCCATTTTCTAAATATGTTATAAATAACAATAATTAACAAATATATGGAAATACAAAAAAAGGGATATATATGGAGTTCCACATATATATCCCGAAGTATTGTTTAACTTCAGTCAACTAACTATTCGGTTTAAATTACTAAAGCAAAATCTTAGTGCTCAAGCAAATATCCACGAGTCAAGTCAATTGCACCACTGAAGTCAAGAGTAACACCTTTGAGGTACTCTTTAGTCAGGGAGTTGTTAGTGTAGTAGTACAATGGAATCAAGATCATGTCTTGTTCAATAAGCAATTTCTCAGCTGCTGCAAACTTGTCTTGACGTACTTTCAAGTCAGAAGTTGCTTTAGCTTCGTCGATCAGTTTGTCATACTCAGGGTTAGCGTAACCAGTATCATTGTTACCGCCACCTGTTACCCACATATCAAGGAAAGTCATTGGATCATTGTAATCCGCAGTCCAACCAGCACGTGCAACTTGGTAGTTCAGATTTTGACGATTTTCAATAAACACACCCCACTCTTGGTTAACGGTTTGTACATCGACACCAAGATTGTTTTTCCACATATCAGCAATCGCCAAAGCGATTTTCTTGTGGCCTTCACTTGTGTTGTAATTCAAAGAGAATGTAGGCAGTTTATCAAGACCTTCTTCTTTCAGACCTTCAGCAAGTAATGTTTTAGCTTGTTCTAGATCTTCAGTGAAGTAGTTATCTTTAACTGCTGTACGGAATTCACCATCAGCACCTGCGATACCCGGAGGTACATAACCGAATGCTGGGAATTGTCCACCTTGAACTACATTGTCAATCAAAGCTTGACGGTTAATGGCCATTGCAAGAGCTTTCCGGATTTTAACGTTAGAGAAAGGTTTTTCAGTGATATTAAATTCGTAGTAGTATACGGAAGCAATACCTTTACGGCTAAATTCTTTTTGAAGTTCTTTTTGTACGATTGGAATTTGTTCTGATGGAATTTCACCAGTTGGTCCACCTGCACGATCGTATTCACCGTTCTTGTAGCTAAGCAGCTCAGTTGCACCGCTGTTTACAAGGGAGAAGTCGATAGCGCTAAGTTTAATGGCGTCTTTATCCCAATATTTATCGTTTTTAGTTACAACAAGAGTTTGTCCAGTAGTCCACTCAGTAAGAGTGAAAGCACCGTTAACGATCATACTATCTTTGCTTGTTGCCCATTTAGCATTACCCTCAGTAGATTTGTGAGTAGGGTAATAAGTATAGAAGGAAAGCAATCCAAGGAAGTATGGAGTTGGGGCTTCAAGAGTAACTTCTAGAGTTTTCTCATCAATCGCTTTGATACCTACTTGACTGAAATCAGTAATTTCCTTTTTGAAGAAATTCTTAGCATTTTTGATGTAATACAATTGACCAGCGTAAGGTGCAACGGATGCAGCAGCAGGATCGAGCACACGTTTCCAAGCGCGAACGAAATCTTCTGTTGTTACAGGATCGCCATTGCTCCATTGTGAGTCACGGAGTTTGAAAGTATATACCAGACCGTCAGCGGAAATGTCCCAGCTTTCAGC
The window above is part of the Paenibacillus sp. FSL K6-0276 genome. Proteins encoded here:
- the mraZ gene encoding division/cell wall cluster transcriptional repressor MraZ, producing MFMGEYQHSIDDKGRIIIPAKLRELLGTSFVTTRGLDSCLFVYPMEEWAIMEQKLKSLSLMKSDARAFSRFFFSGATECVWDKQGRVNLPANLRQYAKLDKDCVILGVSNRVEIWNKELWEQYFEQSEESFNEIAEKLVDFNFDL
- a CDS encoding adenosylhomocysteinase; the encoded protein is MMSSSKQNSIVADMSLAPEGHLKIDWVRQHMPVLNRIREQFEAEQPFKGLKVSITLHLEAKTAYLAKVVKAGGAEVTITGSNPLSTQDDVCAALVEDGITVFAKYNPSPEEFKALNIKALESKPDLIIDDGGDFATLLHSECPDLMENIRGGAEETTTGIIRLKALQKQGVLKFPMVAVNDAYCKYLFDNRYGTGQSAWDGIIRTTNLIVAGKTVVVVGYGWCGKGVAMRAKGLGAKVVVTEVDAIKAVEAHMDGFEVMPMLEAAKVGDFFVTVTGNRYVIRGEHYDVMKDGAIMCNAGHFDVEVNKPELSERSVSQRTVRKNIEEYQLRDGRKLYLLAEGRLVNLGAADGHPAEIMDTTFALQALSLKYVNDNYKSIGVKVENVPYELDEQVARYKLESLGINIDSLTPAQVDYLDSWNLND
- the bshC gene encoding bacillithiol biosynthesis cysteine-adding enzyme BshC, with the translated sequence MNIVTEPLPGGSALARDYIEHFDKVSHLYGGDFRSKESRSIRAEWLDSSESLRADRTQIAECLRQYNEKHNSHDAVMASLALLEQPGTLVVTGGQQSGLFTGPLLVVYKAITTIMAAKEAAEQLGRPVVPLFWIAGEDHDWDEVNHTYVLNRTQEISKIKIEKSEEKRSSVSDIRVQEESWQQVVEQLDGLLQESDFKSQIMEFIRSSSFRADSMTDAFAKLMGSLFGKFGLILLDSADPNLRKLEQPFFTSLIMQNDALETAYMNSASDIVNAGYELQADVTAGNANLFYIHEGVRLLLHKKDGIFTDRKGQVSFTRDELLEEVKAHPERFSNNVLTRPLIQDYVLPVLATVLGQGEIAYWAIPRRAFEVVGGQMPLIIPRMSFTVVEGTLHKHMDKYQLSFEDVRQGLDHKRHEWLAAQDEMGIERRFEETKASFSAMYEPLIEQLGSIQAGLLKLGNNNKEKILDQITFLQAKAQAAMAKQNEAAIRQWERIELSLMPLGKLQERVYNIMYYLNRYGLAWLDELMAVEPDYSGTHRIIYM
- a CDS encoding ATP-binding cassette domain-containing protein, with the protein product MSKNLIEVEGLKKYFNVGQGKVLKAVDNINFTIREGETLGMVGESGCGKTTAGRTILRLYEPTAGSVKYNGTDIYKLPSNKMKAMRRDMQMIFQDPYASLNPRFTVSDIIGEALDIHGMAGSRAERKKRIEELLDMVGLNHDHATRYPHEFSGGQRQRIGIARSLAVNPKFIVCDEPISALDVSIQAQVVNLLKELQDRLGLTYLFIAHDLSMVKHISDRVAVMYLGKMVELAESEELYANPIHPYTKSLLSAIPIPDPEIEVNKKRIHLHDELGSPIYSANEKSNDSDFELVEVSKGHWVSKKFA
- a CDS encoding ABC transporter ATP-binding protein; the encoded protein is MEPILQVKDLHVSFFVKGGEVQAVRGMNFEIGKGETVAIVGESGSGKSVTAQSIMRLIPTPPSKVKKGEIIFQGQNLLDKSMKEMESIRGKDIGMIFQDPMTSLNPTIKVGKQITEVLIKHQKMSAAEAKKQGIEMLKLVGIKNAEARFNQYPHEFSGGMRQRVMIAIALACRPALLIADEPTTALDVTIQAQIMEVMKEMQQKLGTSIILITHDLGVVAGMCDRVIVMYAGEVVETGTRWEIFKNPQHPYTKGLLRSMPRLDQKKSEPLIPIIGTPPDLIKPPIGCPFTARCNEAMHVCEQIDPGATEFSETHMARCWNLHSMAKEVQYS
- a CDS encoding ABC transporter permease, with translation MNLKPEDFQKIGVDEKEAEVIQRESLSAWKDSWQRLRQNKMAMTALGILGLIVLAAIIAPLFSKYNYYSNDLMNTNKPPSSDHWFGTDDLGRDIFVRTWYGAQISLIVGLAAAAIDLFIGVIYGGIMGFFGGRVDNIMNKFSEVLYSIPYLLVVILLLVVLEPSLGTIILALTITGWITMSWIVRGEIMQLKNREFVLASRSMGAGSARLLFKHLLPNAVGPIIVTITLSVPNAIFAEAFLSFLGLGVQAPVASLGSMINDSLTGWLYYPWRFLFPAILISLTMLSFNIFGDGLRDALDPKLKK
- a CDS encoding ABC transporter permease translates to MVRYVANKFFYMLVSLFVLISATFFLMKAIPGDPFTSEKKVPPEIKARLMEQYGLDKPLSHQYFKYLGDILQGDLGVSMKRLNQDVSHLIGQTFSASLKLGLVAIVVAVIVGVLLGMLAALYHRKFLDSAAMVVAVLGIAVPSFVVASLLQYVFAFKLGWVPVSGFKGPIYYFLPVAALSAQPIAFIARLTRSSMLEVLNADYIKTAKAKGLSWMAILSRHVLRNGILPVVTYMGPMTANIVTGSVVIEQIFGVGGIGKQFVEAIGVRDYTVIMGITIFYGVLLMVARFITDIAYVLIDPRMKLSGGKEG
- a CDS encoding peptide ABC transporter substrate-binding protein, which gives rise to MKKSKSLLLMIALVLVIGTVLAGCGGNNANSGNKGNTGNTATGNAATDEKLAADQTLRINLSAEPPTFDPGLAQDSQANTVLKTMYEGLTRMNAETGQAEPGVAESWDISADGLVYTFKLRDSQWSNGDPVTTEDFVRAWKRVLDPAAASVAPYAGQLYYIKNAKNFFKKEITDFSQVGIKAIDEKTLEVTLEAPTPYFLGLLSFYTYYPTHKSTEGNAKWATSKDSMIVNGAFTLTEWTTGQTLVVTKNDKYWDKDAIKLSAIDFSLVNSGATELLSYKNGEYDRAGGPTGEIPSEQIPIVQKELQKEFSRKGIASVYYYEFNITEKPFSNVKIRKALAMAINRQALIDNVVQGGQFPAFGYVPPGIAGADGEFRTAVKDNYFTEDLEQAKTLLAEGLKEEGLDKLPTFSLNYNTSEGHKKIALAIADMWKNNLGVDVQTVNQEWGVFIENRQNLNYQVARAGWTADYNDPMTFLDMWVTGGGNNDTGYANPEYDKLIDEAKATSDLKVRQDKFAAAEKLLIEQDMILIPLYYYTNNSLTKEYLKGVTLDFSGAIDLTRGYLLEH